In Gemella haemolysans ATCC 10379, the genomic window AAAATAAATCTATAATTAATAAGAAGAGCGATTCAAAAATAATAACTTTTAAAAAAGTGTATATGAGAATTCATAGACGCAGTGGTTTATTGATATCTAAATTCGCTTTATGAAAGGTTTTAGATATCTAATAACCTGTGCGGGGGTGACTCGACAAAATCGATTTCTACGAAATCACGATTTTTGAGTCACTCCCATATTTTTTATTTCATTTGTTCACTTACAGTACTTACTTTTTCTAGAATTTCATCTAGACTGAAGTATCCGCTTTTTTGAATAGATAGTCTTCCTTCGATATATACTTCTACAGTTGGTGCTGAAAGAATGCCTCGTTGAGCAGCAATTTCCATATTTTCTTCTAATGAAACGTAGTATGCTGGAATATCTTTGTGATCTTCTTGCCACGCAGTAATTCTGTTTTTTATTGAGTGGCACGGCATGCATGTGGCAGTTCCGTATTGAATAATCGCTATGTCATTGTCACTGATAATTTTATTTAAGTCGTCGTTTTTTGTAAAATCAATCATATTTAATAATCCTTTATTTTCTATATAAGAAGTGTATGTAATATCTTACCTTCTTTTAATATGTGTATATTATAGTTGTTTTAAAAGTTAATTACAACTATTATTAATTGTGTATATACATGGTTCAAAAATAGAATATTATAAAAATTTTCTGAAAACTATTGACAATAATTTTAAAAGATGATATTATTTTTATAACATAAATAGATTAAGTATTATAAAAAGAGGCCGCGATGACTAATTTAAAAGGTAGCATCGCCGAAGTGATTAAATTCACTGGGGTTATGTCGAATAGGCATAACACTGTCATTAGAAAATGCCCATTTTCTTCATGGTGAGCTTTTTATAATAAGGGCAAGAGGAATAGGATAGAATTATAAGCTAGACTACAAGGACCTTTTGTTCTTGTAGTCTATTTTTTATAACATTTTATGAAGGAGAAGATAATGAGATTATTTGATGGTATGACGGTGGAAAATGGTGAACTGAATATTTCGGGAGTTGGAGTAAGTGAGTTAAAAGCTCAATATGGAACACCACTTTATGTTTATGATGAGAATATGTTAGTGAATCAATGTAGAACTTTTATTAATAACTTCAAAAGTTCAAGGTTTAGTACAGAAGTTCTTTTTGCATCGAAAGCTTTTAGCTGTTTAGAGGTATTAAGAATTGCGAATAGAGAAGGCTTAGGTGTAGATGTGGTTTCACTCGGTGAGATTCATACAGCATATAAAGCTGGTTATGATATGAGACGAGCTTATTTCCATGGAAATAATAAAACTCGTGAGGAACTACAATATGCATTAGAAGTTGGAGTAGGAACTATTGTTATAGATAACAACTATGAATATGAAATGATTAATAAAATCGTAAGAGAGAGTGGAAATACTGTAGATGTACTGTTAAGAATTAATACTGGTATTGATGCTCATACTCATGAATATATCAAAACAGCAAAAGATGATTCAAAATTTGGTTACTCAGTATACGATGAAACAATTTATGATTTAATCGCAGATATTAATAATCAAAGCAATCTTAACTTCGTAGGATTCCACTCACACATCGGATCACAAATTTTTGAAAAAACTTCATTTTTCGAAGCTGTAAAAGTGGTAATGGAATTTACGAGAAGAGTTCAAGAAAGATTAGGTTTAACTATAAGTGTTCTTAACCTAGGTGGAGGTTTCGGAGTTTATTATACTGAAGAAGATAGACCTTTTGAACTTGCTGAGTTTCTAAGAGAGTATATCGAAGTGGTTGAACGTGAAAGTGATAATTTTGGCTTAGATCTAACTAAGGTAGTTATTGAACCTGGTAGAAGTTTAACATGTAACGCAGGTAGCACATTATACAGTGTTGGTGGAGTTAAGAAAACTTTTGCTGGTCGTGAATACGTGTTCGTTGATGGAGGTATGGCAGATAATCCTCGTTATGCATTATATAAAGCAAAATACGAGGCGATGTTAGCTAACAAGATGAATGAAGAAGCAGATGCAACTTATACAGTTGCTGGTAAATGCTGTGAGTCTGGAGACATGTTAGTAATGGATGCAAAATTACCTAGAGCTGAGCAAGGTGACTTACTATTAGTATCATCGACTGGAGCATATAACTATAGTATGAGTAGTAACTACAATAGATTACCGAAGTTACCAGTAGTATTTGTAAAAGATGGAACTAGTCGCCTAGTAGTAAAAGGTGAGACTTTAGAAGATTTAATTAGACAAGATATTTAATTCAAAAAATAACAAAAAAATATTATTAAAAATATATAAAAATAACATAGATACAAGGAGAATAAGATTATGACAATTTATACAGGAAGCGGAGTAGCAATAGTAACACCATTTTTCGAGGATGGAAGTGTAGATTATGAGACATTTGGAGAGTTAATCGAATTCCAAATTGCTGAGGGAACTGATGCGATTATCGTAGCGGGAACTACTGGTGAGAGTTCAACTATGCCTGACGATGAGCAAGTAGCGGTTATTAAATTCGCTATTGATAGAGTAGCAGGTCGTGTACCGGTTATCGCGGGTAGTGGGGTTAACGATACGGCCCACTCAATTAGATTAAGCCAAGAGATTGAAAAATTAGGACCAGATGCATTATTAGTAGTAACTCCATACTACATCAAAACTAGCCAACAAGGTTTAATTGAACACTTCGAAGCGATTGCTAATAGTGTTGATTTACCAATCGTACTTTATAATGTACCGGGAAGAACTGGTCAAGTTATGGCGCCTGAGACTATTTTACACTTATCTCAACACAAAAATATCGTGGCATATAAAGATGCTGTAGGGGACATTGCTCATACTTTAGCAGTTAGAAACTTAGTAGGTGATAAAATTGATATTTACTCAGGAAATGATGATATTAATGTACCGATTATTTTAGCGGGTGGTAAAGGAACAATTTCTGTTTTAGCTAACGTTTATCCAAAAGCTACGCACTTAATGTGTAAATATGCTTTAGAAAGACAAGTGGATAAAGCTTTCGCTCTTCAACTTAAATATTTAGACTTCATCCACATGTTATTCGCTGAGCCAAACCCAATGCCAGTTAAAAAATGTGTAGAATTAATTGGAAAATCAGCTTGTCACTATCGTCTACCTATGACACACGTTGCACCAACATTAGCGACAAGATTAGAGCAAGAGATTGCAAGACTTAATTCATTACAAGGAGAGTAAAAATGAGAGTTTTATTAAGTGGTTACAATGGAACTATGGGACAAGTTCTAAAAAACTATATTCAAGATAACACTGCCTTAGAAATTGTTGCAGGTGTAGGTCGTGAGTTGTTAGAAGAGAAATTCCCAACTTATACTTCATATGAAGGATTAGAAAAGATTGCTGATGTGATTATTGATTTTTCTCATCATGCTGGGACTGCCTCTTTAGTGGAGTATGCTAAACGTACAGTAACAAAAGTCGTAATTGCGACAACTGGTCATACTACAGAAGAATTAGAATTAATCGATGAATTAGCAACTCAAGTAGGGGTAGTTTACGCTGGAAATTATAGCTTAGGAGTAAATGTCTTAGTAGAATTAGTAAAAAAAGCTAGTGAACTTTTACTAGGATATGATATCGAAGTTATAGAAAAACACCATAATAAAAAAGTAGACGCACCTAGTGGAACTGCTAAAATGTTAGTGGATGCGGTTAAAGACGTAGAAGATTATAATAGAGTCTATGGTCGTCATGGAGATATGAAACGCCAAGAAAAAGAGATTGGAATTCATGCAGTTCGTGGTGGAACTATAGTAGGTGAGCATGAAGTGATTTTTGCTGGTGAGGATGAGGTAATTGAAATTAAACATACAGCATTAAGTAAAAAAATGTTCGCAAAAGGATCTGTTACAGCAGCACAGTGGCTTAATACTGTAGGAGAACCTAGATTATATTCTATGAAAGATGTACTAGGTATAAAATAATAAAGTTAGAAGCGACTCAAGGTTATACTATTAGATGTTTTATTGAGTCTTCCTTATGAAGTTTATAAAAATATTCATAAGTAGAGTGGTTGGTATACTACTTAAATTAAAAATACTATAATAAAGTTAAATTGACATATGTAAAAATTAAATATAAAATAGAAAAAAATCATATAGATAATAGGAGAAAGAAATGAAATCAACAGAAGAGATTATTAAATTTATAGCAACATCTAAAAAGAAAACACCGGTAAAAGTTTACGTTAATTTTAACGCTGAAGTAGAATTTCCAGAAACATTAGAAGTTTATGGTGAAGGGAATTCAAGAGTAATTTTTGCGGATTTCGCTGATTGGGTGGAATTTTACGAAGCTAACAAATCTGCGGTAGTAAATCATCGTGTGGAAAACGATCGACGTAATAGTGGTGTACCGATGATCGATTTAACTCAGTTCAACGCTCGTATCGAACCAGGTTGTTCAATTCGTGAACATGTTAGTATCGGAGATAATGCGGTTATCATGATGGGTGCTGTTATTAACATCGGGGCAAAAATTGGGAAAAACACTATGATTGATATGAATGCTATTTTAGGTGGACGTGCTGAAGTTGGGGAAAATTCTCATGTTGGTGCTGGATCTGTATTATCAGGTGTTATTGAACCAGCTAATGCAACGCCAGTACGTGTAGGGAACAATGTTCTTATCGGTGCTAATGCGGTAGTATTAGAAGGTGTACAAATTGGAGATAATGCCGTTGTTGCAGCTGGAAGTGTAGTAACAAAAGATGTAGCTAGTGGTGATGTTGTAGCGGGAGTACCTGCAAGAGTAATTAAAACACGTAGTGAAGTTGCAGAAGAAAAAGTAGACATTATTGCAGAATTAAGAAACTTATAATAAAGTAGGAAGAGAAGATGAAAGTAATTACTGAAGAGAATTTAACATCATGGCGTAGACATCTGCACCAAAATCCAGAGTTATCATTGGAAGAGCATAAAACTAAAGAATTTATCGCTAGTATCTTAAAAGAATATGGTATAGAATATCAAGAAACTCTTGAGACAGGATTAGTAGTGATTTTTAAAGCAAGTGTGGAGACTAAAGATACGATATTATTTAGAGCTGATATTGATGCATTGCCAATTACAGAGGAAAATGATGTTGATTTTAAATCGAAAAATGATGGTGTAATGCATGCATGTGGTCATGATGGACACACGACTATGCTTTTAGGAAGTGTTATAGAAGCGGCTGATTATTATAAAAATAATGATACGAAGGTAAATAGTATTTTTGTATTCCAACCTGCTGAAGAAACTTTCGGTGGTGGAAATTTATTAATCAATGATTTTGATTTTTCACATTATAATATTTTAGCAAGTTATGCCCTGCATATGAATCCAGATTATCCTGAAGGTCATATTGTCTCTAAACCAAAAGAAATTATGGCCAGTGCTAATGAATATAGAATTTATATTAAAGGACGTGCGGCGCATGTTGGTTTGAAAAATACTGGAATTGATGCTCTTAATGTAGCTACAATGTTCTTCCAAGAGATGTTAAAGCTTAATGCATTGCATACTAAAGCACGTAATACTAACATTATTCATATCGGTAAAATGTACGGTGGAGATGCGATGAATGTCGTTGCTGAGAATGCATATCTGGAAGGAACGATTAGAACATACAGTATGGAAGATTTAGAGACAATTAAAGCTGCGATTGAAAATACGCGTGTAGGACTTGAGCATCTTACTGGTGCAAGTATTCGCGTTGATTTTGCTGAAGGGTATCCTGCGGTAATTAATGATGAAGTTCCTTATCAAGTAATTAGAGAAGTCATAGAAAAAGAAAATATCGACTATATTGAGTTAGAGGAAGCTTATCTGTATGGGGAAGATTTCTCATTCTTCAGTAGACTTTCTCCTATAAACTATAGCTTTTTAGGTTTAAGAAACGAAGAGAAAAACTATGTTTCAGGGTTACATACACCAACTTTCAACTTCGATGAAAAAATATTAAAAGTAGGGGTTCAATATTACCTTGGAATATTGAAATATTATAACGAGTAATTTTTTGATTTTTTAGTAAGATAAACGGGAGTGACTCAAAAATCGTGATTTCAGAGAAAGCGATTTTGTCGAGTCATCCCCGCATAGTTTATTAGATATCTAAAAAGCTTTTATAAAGCGAATTTAGATATCAATAAACCACTGCGTCTATGAGTTCTCATATGAATTTTGTTAAATTTTAGGACTTTTGGGGCATCTTCGTTTAATTAAGAAAGGATCTTTATGGCAACAATTGAGTTAAATTATAATAATATAAGACAAAATGCTATTAATTTAAAAGAACAGGCACAGGATATAATAGCTGTAGTTAAAAATAATGCGTATAATTTAGATTTAAGAGAGTGTGTAAAATTATACTCTGAAGTAGGAATTAATTATTTTGCTACGACAAAAGAAGAAGAGTGCAAGGTAATAAGGGAAACATTAGGAAAAGAAGCTAATATCTTTCTTTTAAACCCCACTTATGACTTTGCATTAGCAAGAGAATACAATATCGAGATAAATATAGCGAGTCTTGAATATTTAAAAGAAAATATTGAAAAACTGAAAGATTTAACATTGCAGTTGGAATTCGCTGGTAGTATGAGACGTGCTGGAGCAAAAAATCTGGAAGAAGTACTTGAAATTATAGCTTTCTGTAAAGAAAATGATTTGAAATTGAAAGGATTTTGGTCTCATTTTTCATTTGCGGATGAGTTTGATGGTTTCTATGAAAAAGAAAAAGAATTGGTGTTAAATGTTCTTGACGAAGCACTAAAAAATTACGATTTCGAAGTAGTTCACTTGCAAAATAGCGCCTCATTTTTACGTGACGGTGTCTTTGAAAAAACAACACATCAGAGATTAGGAATTATTCTTTATGGAGCTATGCCTTATGATGTGAATGTAAACCTAGTTGCTTTAGAAAATCTAGTTATTAAGAATCCAATTACTGTTTATGGTGA contains:
- a CDS encoding alanine racemase, with amino-acid sequence MATIELNYNNIRQNAINLKEQAQDIIAVVKNNAYNLDLRECVKLYSEVGINYFATTKEEECKVIRETLGKEANIFLLNPTYDFALAREYNIEINIASLEYLKENIEKLKDLTLQLEFAGSMRRAGAKNLEEVLEIIAFCKENDLKLKGFWSHFSFADEFDGFYEKEKELVLNVLDEALKNYDFEVVHLQNSASFLRDGVFEKTTHQRLGIILYGAMPYDVNVNLVALENLVIKNPITVYGEIINIVKLNKGECIGYSNSYIADVDKKVGIVNIGYGDGILRDRLKGKTCIINGKNRNIYSTMMSHLVVEIGEEEQIGDRVYVYDDKQQLHDYTKYFGPNSVQLAALNYDSLKVKKIY
- the dapA gene encoding 4-hydroxy-tetrahydrodipicolinate synthase; the encoded protein is MTIYTGSGVAIVTPFFEDGSVDYETFGELIEFQIAEGTDAIIVAGTTGESSTMPDDEQVAVIKFAIDRVAGRVPVIAGSGVNDTAHSIRLSQEIEKLGPDALLVVTPYYIKTSQQGLIEHFEAIANSVDLPIVLYNVPGRTGQVMAPETILHLSQHKNIVAYKDAVGDIAHTLAVRNLVGDKIDIYSGNDDINVPIILAGGKGTISVLANVYPKATHLMCKYALERQVDKAFALQLKYLDFIHMLFAEPNPMPVKKCVELIGKSACHYRLPMTHVAPTLATRLEQEIARLNSLQGE
- a CDS encoding thioredoxin family protein — encoded protein: MIDFTKNDDLNKIISDNDIAIIQYGTATCMPCHSIKNRITAWQEDHKDIPAYYVSLEENMEIAAQRGILSAPTVEVYIEGRLSIQKSGYFSLDEILEKVSTVSEQMK
- the dapD gene encoding 2,3,4,5-tetrahydropyridine-2,6-dicarboxylate N-acetyltransferase, which encodes MKSTEEIIKFIATSKKKTPVKVYVNFNAEVEFPETLEVYGEGNSRVIFADFADWVEFYEANKSAVVNHRVENDRRNSGVPMIDLTQFNARIEPGCSIREHVSIGDNAVIMMGAVINIGAKIGKNTMIDMNAILGGRAEVGENSHVGAGSVLSGVIEPANATPVRVGNNVLIGANAVVLEGVQIGDNAVVAAGSVVTKDVASGDVVAGVPARVIKTRSEVAEEKVDIIAELRNL
- the dapB gene encoding 4-hydroxy-tetrahydrodipicolinate reductase, whose product is MRVLLSGYNGTMGQVLKNYIQDNTALEIVAGVGRELLEEKFPTYTSYEGLEKIADVIIDFSHHAGTASLVEYAKRTVTKVVIATTGHTTEELELIDELATQVGVVYAGNYSLGVNVLVELVKKASELLLGYDIEVIEKHHNKKVDAPSGTAKMLVDAVKDVEDYNRVYGRHGDMKRQEKEIGIHAVRGGTIVGEHEVIFAGEDEVIEIKHTALSKKMFAKGSVTAAQWLNTVGEPRLYSMKDVLGIK
- a CDS encoding M20 metallopeptidase family protein, whose amino-acid sequence is MKVITEENLTSWRRHLHQNPELSLEEHKTKEFIASILKEYGIEYQETLETGLVVIFKASVETKDTILFRADIDALPITEENDVDFKSKNDGVMHACGHDGHTTMLLGSVIEAADYYKNNDTKVNSIFVFQPAEETFGGGNLLINDFDFSHYNILASYALHMNPDYPEGHIVSKPKEIMASANEYRIYIKGRAAHVGLKNTGIDALNVATMFFQEMLKLNALHTKARNTNIIHIGKMYGGDAMNVVAENAYLEGTIRTYSMEDLETIKAAIENTRVGLEHLTGASIRVDFAEGYPAVINDEVPYQVIREVIEKENIDYIELEEAYLYGEDFSFFSRLSPINYSFLGLRNEEKNYVSGLHTPTFNFDEKILKVGVQYYLGILKYYNE
- the lysA gene encoding diaminopimelate decarboxylase, giving the protein MRLFDGMTVENGELNISGVGVSELKAQYGTPLYVYDENMLVNQCRTFINNFKSSRFSTEVLFASKAFSCLEVLRIANREGLGVDVVSLGEIHTAYKAGYDMRRAYFHGNNKTREELQYALEVGVGTIVIDNNYEYEMINKIVRESGNTVDVLLRINTGIDAHTHEYIKTAKDDSKFGYSVYDETIYDLIADINNQSNLNFVGFHSHIGSQIFEKTSFFEAVKVVMEFTRRVQERLGLTISVLNLGGGFGVYYTEEDRPFELAEFLREYIEVVERESDNFGLDLTKVVIEPGRSLTCNAGSTLYSVGGVKKTFAGREYVFVDGGMADNPRYALYKAKYEAMLANKMNEEADATYTVAGKCCESGDMLVMDAKLPRAEQGDLLLVSSTGAYNYSMSSNYNRLPKLPVVFVKDGTSRLVVKGETLEDLIRQDI